The Synechocystis sp. PCC 7509 genome includes a window with the following:
- a CDS encoding 5-formyltetrahydrofolate cyclo-ligase, with protein MITFNPQATKSQLRRLLLHQRQSLSLSQWQEKSQGICDLLQSSPLFVNSKTIAAYFSFRFEPDLSCLFTTECTWGFPLCVDNNLVWHSWAVSQPLQTNCYGILEPLLTAPLLPPEQIDLILVPAVACDALGYRLGYGGGYYDRLLSSPLWAAIPTIGIVFDFAFLPQLPINCWDQKLHGVCTEKGLIMLD; from the coding sequence ATTATTACTTTTAATCCGCAAGCAACCAAAAGTCAATTAAGACGATTACTTTTGCACCAACGTCAATCGCTATCGTTGTCACAGTGGCAAGAAAAAAGTCAAGGTATTTGCGATCTTTTGCAATCATCTCCTCTTTTTGTCAACTCTAAAACTATTGCCGCTTATTTTAGTTTTCGCTTTGAACCAGACTTAAGTTGTTTATTTACGACTGAGTGTACTTGGGGTTTTCCTCTCTGTGTAGATAACAATTTAGTTTGGCATAGCTGGGCTGTTTCTCAACCTTTACAAACTAACTGCTACGGCATTTTAGAACCGCTCTTAACAGCGCCCCTTTTACCCCCAGAACAGATAGATTTAATTCTTGTTCCGGCGGTGGCTTGCGACGCGCTAGGCTATCGTTTAGGCTATGGAGGCGGCTATTATGACCGCTTGCTTAGTTCTCCTCTCTGGGCAGCTATACCCACTATAGGAATAGTTTTTGATTTTGCTTTTTTGCCCCAATTACCAATTAATTGTTGGGATCAAAAACTCCACGGCGTTTGTACTGAAAAAGGATTAATAATGCTTGACTAA
- a CDS encoding carbohydrate ABC transporter permease, with protein sequence MSARNRIYQQQWWGNVIRYGVLVVIALLMLLPLLWLVSTSLKSPTEDIFQFPPQLLPLQPTIDNYVRVWQTNPFGTYLFNSSAIALLSVGLNLIFCALAAYPLARLNFRGKEVIFSLIISTIMIPFQIVMIPLYILTVQLGIRNTYIGIIFPAIASAFGIFLLRQAFAAVPKEMEEAARMDGCTELGLWWHIMLPSIRPALMTLAIFVFIGSWSDFLWPLIVLDRPQLYTLPLGVANLAGTFSLDWRLIAAGSVISIAPVLGLFLFLQRYIVPTEAGSGVKG encoded by the coding sequence ATGTCAGCAAGAAATCGAATTTATCAACAACAGTGGTGGGGTAACGTTATTAGGTATGGAGTATTAGTAGTTATAGCTTTATTAATGTTGTTGCCGTTACTATGGCTAGTAAGTACCTCATTAAAATCGCCCACGGAAGACATATTTCAATTTCCACCACAATTGTTGCCACTCCAGCCCACAATAGATAATTACGTGCGAGTGTGGCAAACAAACCCCTTCGGGACGTACTTATTTAACAGTAGTGCGATCGCCCTACTAAGCGTAGGATTAAATTTAATATTTTGCGCTTTAGCCGCTTACCCTTTAGCAAGGTTGAATTTTCGGGGAAAAGAAGTAATTTTTAGCTTGATTATTTCCACAATTATGATCCCGTTTCAAATAGTGATGATTCCCTTGTATATCTTGACTGTCCAGCTAGGAATTAGAAATACTTATATAGGAATTATTTTTCCCGCGATCGCTTCAGCTTTTGGTATATTTTTACTGCGCCAAGCCTTTGCGGCTGTACCCAAAGAAATGGAAGAAGCAGCCCGAATGGATGGCTGTACAGAATTGGGGTTGTGGTGGCATATAATGCTACCTTCAATTCGCCCTGCCTTGATGACCTTGGCAATATTTGTATTTATCGGCTCTTGGAGCGATTTTTTGTGGCCATTGATAGTTTTAGATCGCCCGCAGTTGTACACGTTGCCCTTGGGAGTCGCCAATTTAGCTGGGACATTTTCTTTAGATTGGCGCTTAATTGCCGCAGGATCGGTAATTTCTATTGCTCCGGTGTTAGGGCTATTTTTATTTTTACAGCGTTATATTGTGCCAACAGAAGCTGGAAGCGGGGTAAAAGGGTAA
- a CDS encoding GDP-L-fucose synthase family protein produces MTVLDLKDKRILVTGGAGFLGRQVIAQLGAAGADKNKITVARSQNSDLRVLENCQRAVEHQDIIIHLAAHVGGIGLNQVKPGELFYDNLIMGAQLIHCAYQGGIEKFVCVGTICAYPKFTPVPFSEDDLWNGYPEETNAPYGVAKKALLVQLQAYRQQYNFNGIYLLPVNLYGPEDNFHPDSSHVIPALIRKVHEAQQRGDKQLPVWGDGTPTREFLYSEDAARGIVMATVAYNEAEPVNLGTGYEISIRDLISLICQLMEFDGEIVYQTDKPNGQPRRCLDTQRAKQAFDFTAQVDFKQGLSNTIAWYRQHST; encoded by the coding sequence ATGACCGTTTTAGATTTAAAAGACAAACGGATTCTTGTTACAGGTGGGGCGGGATTTTTGGGTCGCCAAGTTATTGCTCAACTAGGCGCTGCTGGGGCAGATAAAAACAAAATTACTGTAGCTAGATCCCAAAATAGCGATTTGCGCGTTTTAGAAAACTGCCAAAGGGCGGTCGAACATCAAGACATCATAATTCACCTAGCGGCTCATGTGGGCGGAATTGGTTTAAATCAAGTCAAGCCTGGAGAATTATTTTATGACAACCTAATTATGGGCGCACAATTAATTCACTGTGCCTATCAAGGGGGAATTGAAAAGTTTGTTTGTGTCGGTACAATCTGCGCTTATCCAAAGTTCACCCCCGTACCTTTTTCTGAAGATGACCTTTGGAATGGCTACCCTGAAGAAACTAATGCTCCCTATGGCGTTGCTAAAAAAGCTTTGCTAGTTCAACTCCAAGCTTATCGTCAGCAATACAACTTTAACGGTATCTATCTATTGCCTGTAAACTTGTACGGGCCTGAAGATAATTTTCATCCTGATAGTTCTCACGTTATCCCAGCTTTAATTCGTAAAGTCCATGAGGCACAGCAACGGGGAGATAAGCAACTTCCCGTTTGGGGTGATGGCACTCCGACGCGTGAATTTCTCTACTCGGAAGACGCGGCGCGAGGGATTGTGATGGCAACAGTGGCTTATAACGAGGCAGAACCAGTAAATTTGGGAACGGGTTATGAGATTTCTATCCGTGACTTGATTAGTTTAATTTGCCAGTTGATGGAGTTTGATGGCGAAATTGTCTATCAAACAGATAAACCTAACGGTCAACCGCGCCGTTGTTTGGATACTCAGCGCGCAAAGCAGGCTTTTGACTTTACGGCTCAAGTAGATTTTAAACAAGGGCTAAGTAATACGATCGCTTGGTATCGTCAGCACTCTACTTAA
- the gmd gene encoding GDP-mannose 4,6-dehydratase, whose protein sequence is MSQSKRALITGITGQDGSYLGELLLEKGYEVHGIIRRTSTFNTDRIDHMYEDPHKEGARLFLHYGDLTDGTTLRRILEDVKPIEIYNLGAQSHVRVSFDSPEYTVDTVGMGTLRLLEAIRDYQQRTGIEVRFYQAGSSEMYGLVQEVPQKETTPFYPRSPYACAKVYAHWQTINYRESYDLFACNGILFNHESPRRGETFVTRKITRAIARIVTGKQKKTYLGNLDAKRDWGYAKDYVKAMWLMLQQQQPDDYVIATGETHSVQEFLDLAFSYVNLDWHDYVEFDERYLRPAEVELLIGDPSKAKQKLGWEPTVTFKQLVAIMVEADLQALGHISTNGNGTQALGDLATIRQQISNQF, encoded by the coding sequence ATGAGCCAAAGCAAGCGAGCGCTGATTACAGGGATTACCGGACAAGATGGTTCTTATTTAGGGGAACTTTTACTAGAAAAAGGTTACGAGGTTCACGGAATTATTCGCCGCACCTCAACATTTAATACTGATCGCATCGATCATATGTATGAAGATCCCCACAAAGAAGGGGCGCGGTTGTTTTTACATTACGGCGATCTAACCGACGGTACAACTTTAAGAAGAATTTTAGAAGACGTTAAACCTATAGAAATTTATAATTTAGGCGCTCAGTCTCACGTCCGAGTTAGCTTTGATTCGCCAGAATATACCGTTGATACAGTGGGAATGGGGACACTACGGTTATTAGAAGCAATTAGAGATTATCAACAACGCACGGGAATTGAAGTGCGATTTTATCAAGCGGGATCTTCAGAAATGTATGGTTTAGTTCAGGAAGTACCGCAAAAAGAAACCACACCTTTCTATCCGCGCAGTCCCTACGCCTGTGCTAAAGTTTACGCTCATTGGCAAACTATAAATTACCGCGAATCTTACGATCTATTTGCTTGTAACGGCATTTTATTTAACCATGAATCTCCCCGGCGTGGCGAAACCTTTGTCACGCGCAAAATTACTAGAGCGATCGCTCGGATTGTCACAGGCAAACAGAAAAAAACTTATCTTGGCAACCTCGATGCTAAACGCGATTGGGGCTACGCCAAAGATTATGTTAAAGCTATGTGGTTAATGTTACAGCAACAACAGCCCGATGACTATGTAATTGCTACTGGGGAAACTCATAGCGTCCAAGAATTTCTCGATCTAGCTTTTAGTTATGTCAATCTTGATTGGCACGACTATGTAGAATTTGACGAGCGCTATTTGCGCCCCGCCGAAGTAGAATTATTGATTGGCGATCCTAGTAAAGCCAAGCAAAAACTAGGTTGGGAACCTACCGTTACTTTTAAGCAATTAGTAGCAATTATGGTAGAAGCCGATTTACAAGCTTTAGGTCATATTTCTACTAATGGTAACGGTACTCAAGCTCTGGGAGATTTAGCGACCATTCGCCAACAGATTAGCAATCAATTTTAA